The following coding sequences are from one Cervus canadensis isolate Bull #8, Minnesota chromosome 4, ASM1932006v1, whole genome shotgun sequence window:
- the CXCL14 gene encoding C-X-C motif chemokine 14: MRLLTAALLLLLLALCAARVDGSKCKCSRKGPKIRYSDVKKLEMKPKYPHCEEKMVIITTKSMSRYRGQEHCLHPKLQSTKRFIKWYNAWNEKRRVYEE; the protein is encoded by the exons ATGAGGCTCCTGACCGCCGCgctgctcctgctgctcctgGCGCTGTGCGCCGCGCGCGTGGACG GGTCCAAATGCAAGTGCTCCCGAAAGGGACCCAAGATCCGCTACAGCGACGTGAAGAAGCTGGAAATGAAGCCAAAGTACCCGCACTGCGAGGAGAAGATGGTTAT CATCACCACCAAGAGCATGTCCAGGTACCGGGGTCAGGAGCACTGCCTGCACCCCAAGCTGCAGAGCACCAAGCGGTTCATCAAATGGTACAACGCCTGGAATGAGAAGCGCAG